From a single Nicotiana tomentosiformis chromosome 2, ASM39032v3, whole genome shotgun sequence genomic region:
- the LOC104119654 gene encoding CBL-interacting protein kinase 2-like has protein sequence MANKGSILMERYELGRLLGQGTFAKVYYARNIRNGQSVAIKVIDKEKVLRVGLVNQIKREISVMRLVRHPNIVHLYEVMATKTKIYFVMEYAKGGELFNQVAKGRLKEDVARKYFQQLINAVDFCHSRGVYHRDLKPENLLLDDDENLKISDFGLSAFVEPKRQDGLLHTMCGTPAYVAPEVINRKGYDGAKADIWSCGVVLFVLLAGYLPFQDSNLMEMYRKIGKAEFRCPSWFPPEARRLLSKMLDPNPSTRISLAKIRGSTWFRRGISISSKSTVVDEVSTDLASANTEEKQEVARIPNLNAFDIISLYAKFDLSKLFEEPCLKKEAKFTSWKPASVIISKLEDTAKRLKLKVSKRDAGLLRFEGIKEGRKGILAIDAEIFEVIEAFHLVEVKKSDGDTLEYQEILNEGLRPGLQDIVWTWQEEKQPQQSEDQLDEQPNDQLQQQQLQPQQHLIQQEQLP, from the coding sequence ATGGCAAATAAAGGAAGCATTCTGATGGAGCGATATGAATTGGGAAGATTGTTAGGTCAAGGTACATTTGCTAAGGTTTACTATGCTAGGAATATCAGAAATGGGCAGAGTGTTGCCATCAAAGTTATTGACAAGGAAAAAGTTCTAAGGGTTGGACTTGTGAATCAGATCAAACGGGAAATATCCGTTATGAGATTAGTCAGACATCCTAATATCGTGCACCTTTACGAAGTCATGGCCACGAAAACCAAGATTTATTTCGTGATGGAGTATGCTAAAGGCGGTGAACTCTTTAACCAGGTGGCGAAAGGAAGGTTAAAAGAGGACGTCGCGCGAAAGTATTTTCAACAGTTGATAAATGCTGTAGATTTTTGCCATAGCAGGGGTGTCTATCACCGGGATTTGAAACCTGAAAACTTACTGTTAGACGatgatgaaaatttaaaaatttcagattttggttTAAGTGCTTTTGTCGAGCCAAAGCGCCAGGACGGACTCCTACACACTATGTGCGGGACTCCAGCCTATGTTGCTCCGGAGGTGATCAATAGAAAAGGCTACGATGGTGCAAAAGCTGATATTTGGTCATGTGGGGTTGTCCTATTCGTCTTGTTAGCTGGTTATCTTCCATTTCAGGACTCAAATTTAATGGAAATGTATAGGAAGATTGGCAAAGCTGAATTCAGATGTCCAAGTTGGTTTCCACCAGAAGCCCGACGGTTACTTTCGAAAATGTTGGATCCTAATCCAAGCACAAGAATTTCTCTTGCAAAAATCCGAGGGAGTACCTGGTTCAGGAGGGGAATTTCTATTTCCTCTAAATCTACCGTAGTAGACGAAGTAAGCACGGATTTAGCTTCAGCAAATACAGAAGAAAAGCAAGAGGTGGCTAGGATTCCAAACTTGAACGCATTTGATATCATTTCCCTTTATGCTAAGtttgatttatcaaaattatttgAGGAACCTTGTTTAAAGAAAGAAGCTAAATTCACATCCTGGAAACCTGCGTCGGTCATCATATCCAAGCTGGAAGATACCGCTAAACGCCTTAAGCTGAAAGTTAGCAAAAGGGATGCAGGATTACTGAGGTTTGAAGGTATAAAGGAAGGAAGAAAGGGGATTTTAGCCATCGATGCGGAGATCTTTGAGGTCATTGAGGCTTTTCATTTGGTGGAAGTGAAAAAATCAGATGGCGATACGTTGGAATATCAGGAGATATTGAATGAAGGCCTAAGACCAGGTCTTCAGGATATTGTTTGGACTTGGCAAGAAGAAAAACAACCTCAGCAATCAGAAGATCAACTCGACGAGCAGCCAAATGATCAACTTCAGCAGCAACAACTGCAGCCCCAACAACATCTAATTCAGCAGGAGCAATTACCTTGA